The proteins below come from a single Gammaproteobacteria bacterium genomic window:
- a CDS encoding NAD(P)(+) transhydrogenase (Re/Si-specific) subunit beta, whose amino-acid sequence MTLPFSAQVTDDLIQAAYFLAALLFILGLKRMSSPKGARGGIVWAGVGMLVATLITFLYPGLHNFGLMLAGILVGGIAAWWSGKRVAMTAMPQMVALYNGMGGGAAAAIAAAELLHPAGLSRAAVVLAVAGALIGAVSFSGSLIAFAKLQGLINRSLRFKGQQLVNGLVFLLALGHGAALALGYSDGPGTVVAFFVLALLFGVLMTVPIGGADMPVVISLYNAFTGLAVGFEGFVLQNAAMIIAGTVVGSAGTLLTQLMAKAMNRSIGNVLFSNFGETAAAGGEVTGSLKPIDAADAGVMMAYGAKVIIVPGYGMAVAQAQHKVWELTQLLQSRGVTVKFAIHPVAGRMPGHMNVLLAEAGVPYDIIADLDEINAEFPTADVALIIGANDVVNPDARNRKDSPIYGMPILDADKAKNVIVIKRGQGRGFSGIENALFYMDNTRMLYGDGQEAVAKLIHGIKTLD is encoded by the coding sequence ATGACGCTGCCCTTCTCCGCCCAGGTCACCGACGACCTGATCCAGGCCGCCTACTTCCTGGCGGCGCTCCTGTTCATCCTGGGCCTCAAGCGCATGAGCTCCCCCAAGGGCGCGCGGGGCGGCATCGTGTGGGCGGGCGTGGGCATGCTCGTCGCCACGCTCATCACCTTCCTGTATCCGGGCCTGCACAACTTCGGGCTGATGCTGGCCGGCATCCTGGTGGGCGGCATCGCCGCCTGGTGGAGCGGCAAGCGCGTGGCCATGACCGCCATGCCGCAGATGGTGGCGCTCTACAACGGCATGGGTGGCGGCGCGGCCGCCGCCATCGCCGCCGCGGAGCTGCTGCACCCGGCGGGCCTGTCCCGCGCGGCGGTGGTGCTGGCGGTGGCCGGCGCGCTCATCGGCGCGGTGTCCTTCAGCGGCAGCCTCATCGCCTTCGCCAAGCTGCAGGGCCTCATCAACCGCTCGCTGCGCTTCAAGGGCCAGCAGCTCGTGAACGGCCTGGTGTTCCTGCTGGCGCTCGGCCACGGCGCGGCGCTGGCGCTCGGCTACAGCGACGGCCCCGGCACGGTGGTGGCGTTCTTCGTGCTGGCGCTGCTGTTCGGCGTGCTCATGACGGTGCCCATCGGCGGCGCCGACATGCCGGTGGTGATCTCCCTCTACAACGCCTTCACGGGCCTCGCGGTGGGTTTCGAGGGTTTCGTGCTGCAGAACGCCGCCATGATCATCGCCGGCACGGTGGTGGGCTCGGCCGGCACCCTGCTCACCCAGCTCATGGCCAAGGCCATGAACCGCTCCATCGGCAACGTGCTGTTCTCGAACTTCGGCGAGACTGCCGCCGCGGGCGGCGAGGTGACGGGCAGCCTCAAGCCCATCGACGCCGCCGACGCGGGCGTGATGATGGCCTACGGCGCCAAGGTCATCATCGTGCCCGGCTATGGCATGGCGGTGGCCCAGGCCCAGCACAAGGTGTGGGAGCTGACACAGCTGCTGCAGTCCCGCGGCGTGACCGTGAAGTTCGCGATCCACCCGGTGGCGGGCCGCATGCCGGGGCACATGAACGTGCTGCTGGCCGAGGCCGGCGTGCCCTACGACATCATCGCGGACCTGGACGAGATCAACGCCGAGTTCCCCACCGCGGACGTGGCGCTCATCATCGGCGCCAACGACGTGGTGAACCCGGACGCGCGCAACCGCAAGGACAGCCCCATCTACGGCATGCCGATCCTGGACGCGGACAAGGCCAAGAACGTGATCGTGATCAAGCGCGGCCAGGGCCGCGGCTTCTCGGGCATCGAGAACGCGCTGTTCTACATGGACAACACGCGCATGCTCTACGGCGACGGCCAGGAGGCCGTCGCTAAGCTGATCCACGGCATCAAGACATTGGATTGA
- a CDS encoding DUF3106 domain-containing protein, whose amino-acid sequence MKHAPAILLLAGLWAGGAAAGPAPVAATHAAPVPWEALTPAEQQVLGYDKDKWSSLPAARQHKLKTAADRWEKMSPQERERFRQRLQRWQQLTPDERARLRQRYENFQKLPPDEQQHIRAMFDKYQRMTPEQRQKLRERWKNMTPEQRQQLKDKMRSHPQAPQNPPPK is encoded by the coding sequence ATGAAGCACGCACCCGCCATCCTTCTGCTCGCCGGCCTGTGGGCCGGTGGCGCCGCCGCCGGCCCGGCGCCGGTCGCGGCCACGCATGCGGCGCCGGTCCCGTGGGAGGCGCTTACGCCCGCCGAGCAGCAGGTGCTGGGCTACGACAAGGACAAGTGGTCGAGCCTGCCGGCGGCGCGCCAGCACAAGCTCAAGACCGCCGCCGACCGCTGGGAGAAGATGAGCCCCCAGGAGCGGGAGCGCTTCCGCCAGCGCCTGCAGCGCTGGCAACAGCTCACGCCGGACGAGCGCGCGCGCCTGCGCCAGCGTTATGAGAACTTCCAGAAGCTGCCGCCGGACGAGCAGCAGCACATCCGCGCCATGTTCGACAAGTACCAGCGCATGACGCCCGAGCAGCGCCAGAAGCTGCGCGAACGCTGGAAGAACATGACGCCGGAGCAGCGCCAGCAGCTCAAGGACAAGATGCGATCGCACCCGCAGGCGCCCCAGAACCCGCCACCGAAATAA
- a CDS encoding RNA polymerase sigma factor encodes MITFRRGRQGARHARPHLDTAQELNRFLADVERRAFRIAQLGLRSVEDAQDAVQDAMYQLARRYADRPAAEWTPLFYKILQSRIRDIQRRRAVRNRVLSFFGGQKEDGEDEMPDPIASAPDPAGRDPSEQVAQGAAMTALEEALGELPTRQREAFMLRILEGLDVEQTAKAMGCSEGSVKTHLSRAVHSLRKTLGEHWS; translated from the coding sequence ATGATAACCTTTCGCCGAGGGCGCCAGGGCGCCCGGCACGCGAGACCCCACCTGGATACCGCCCAAGAACTCAACCGCTTCCTCGCCGACGTGGAGCGCCGCGCCTTCCGTATCGCCCAGCTCGGGCTGCGCAGCGTGGAGGATGCCCAGGACGCGGTACAGGACGCCATGTACCAGCTCGCCCGGCGTTACGCAGACCGCCCGGCGGCGGAGTGGACGCCCCTCTTCTATAAGATCCTGCAGAGCCGCATCCGTGACATCCAGCGCCGCCGCGCCGTGCGCAACCGGGTGCTGTCCTTCTTCGGCGGCCAGAAGGAGGACGGGGAAGACGAGATGCCGGATCCGATCGCCTCGGCGCCCGATCCGGCGGGGAGGGACCCCTCCGAGCAGGTGGCCCAAGGGGCGGCCATGACGGCGCTCGAAGAGGCCCTGGGAGAGCTCCCCACGCGTCAACGGGAAGCCTTCATGCTGCGTATATTGGAAGGCCTGGACGTCGAGCAGACGGCGAAGGCCATGGGCTGCTCCGAGGGCAGCGTCAAGACCCATCTGTCGCGGGCGGTACACAGCCTGCGGAAGACGCTGGGGGAACACTGGTCATGA